In Planococcus sp. MB-3u-03, the DNA window CCAACCGGACGATCCGCACGCAATACCAGCAATTTATCGGTGATTATGAATTGGCGCTAGTTGATTCGGCAAGCGGCGAAAAAGCGGCAGCGATCGTCGAATTGAACGTCTACGATGAGTTCAAGTTTTACGATGAATTAAAACCAGCGATTGATGATATTTTTGAAGCCGCTGAAGAAGATGCGGACAACGATCGCTACCTCGAGTATCAGACCGTCGGCAAAACGGTGGAAGGGCGCGATATTCATTTCGTCATTTTGGCTCGAGATGAAGCAGCGGTCGATCAGTATTTGAATGAAACTTTGCCGACTGCACTCGAAGACCCGGAAAGCTTAATTGAAAAACTTGAGAACGATACGATGGGCGATTACCAAGTGCCGATCTGGTTCAATAATATCCACCCGGACGAAGTGGAAGGCGTGGATGTGCAAGTCGAGTTGTTGGAGAAATTCGCTTTGGAAGACGAAGTGAAATTCATGAATACAGATGGCGATACGGAATTCGAAGAGAATTTGAACGTCGACGAGGTTTTGGACGATGCGATTTTCCTTTATATGTTCACGAGCAACCCGGACGGCAGAGTGGCCAACACGCGTGCGAACGCCGAGGGCTTTGACTTGAACCGTGACAATGCGTACCAGACGCAAGTGGAAACGCAGCAAGTCAATGAAGTGCTATCGAAATGGACGCCACTATCATTTGTGGATTTCCATGGCTATGTGGACGGGTTCTTAATCGAACCGGCAACACCGCCGCATAACCCGAACTTTGAGTACGATCTGTTGATTGACAATATGATGGAACAAGCGAATGCGATGGGCCAGGCGGGCATCGCCAATTCAGAGCTGACATCGTATTTCATTGCCAAAGACGGTTATGGCTCCGGTTGGGATGATATGACGCCAGCGTATACGGCGATTTACGCGATGCTGCACGGCGCGCTCGGCCATACAATCGAAGTGCCGACATTGAGCCAGGACGGCTATAATGCGTTGGTCGGCAGTGGCCTTGGTGCGGCAAATTATGTGCATGACAATAAAGACCAATTGTATAAAGAGCAATTGGAGATTTTTAAGCGCGGCGTGGACGGGGAAGATAACCGTGCCGTCGATGAATACTACGTTAATGCGGCGGGTGAAGTGATCGGCCGCGACCGCGGGGATAATGAAAACTTCTTCCCGGATTATTACGTGATTCCGACAGATGACAAGAATCAGAAAAATGCGTTGGAAGCGTATAAGATGGCGGATTATTTGATTCGCAACGGCGTGGAAGTCGAGAAGACCGTGAAACCTGTTGAGGTGGACGGTGTGAAGTATCCGAAAGGCACATTCATCGTGCCGATGGACCAGGCGAAACGCGGCTTGGCGAATGCCATGCTTTATGAAGGCGATAACGTCTCCGATTGGGATGCGATGTATGACCCGATCGTCGTCAACTTCTCCGATTTGAGAGGCTTTGATCTGGAAGAAGTTCGTACGGAAGATTTGTTCGATGGGAAAACTCAAGAACTTGAAGAAGCGGTTGTTCCGACAAGCACAATAAAAGGCAACCCGCCGAAACAGATTCTCGAGAATTCTACGAACGATGCGATCCGCGTCGTCAACGCGTTACTCGCTGACGGCAAAACAGTGGAAGTGCTGACGGAAAGCAAAGGAAAAGCAGAGGCAGGCGATTTCGTCGTAGCGACGAACGACCTTCGCGCGTATGCCGATGATTATTATTTTGAAACGCAAGTGTTCGGCAACGGCAAAAATGCCGAAACCGAAGTGCTGGAGCAGCCAAGTGTTGCGGCAACCGGTTCTGCGCAGCTGAACTTCTCGTTACGCCAGCTTGGCTTTGAACTGACGGACGCTGCAGATGCGGATGTCATCGTCAGCGATGGCGGTTCATTTAATGCAGCACAAGTCACCGGCAAAACCTTTGTCGGGATCGGTGCACCTGCTTTGAATGCAGTGAGTAAGAGCGGCTTACTTCCAGGGTTTGCGTATACAAGCACCGGAAGCCGACACGAAGGACTCGTGAAAGCAGACGTCGCAGAGCATCCGCTGACGGCTGGATATGAAGAACAAGAAAACCTTTATGTCACAACAGGTTCGTGGATCTCTGGCGTTCCTGAAGGCTCAGAAGTGCTCGCAAGCTTCCAGGACAGCGACGATTTCTACCTCGCCGGCTGGTGGCCTGGCTATGAACAAGCACAAGGCCAAACGATGGCCATCACGGCTGAACAGGGAGAGACGACGTTTAATTTGTTTGCCAACTCTCTAGCATTCCGCGCTCATACCGAGCACAGCTACCGCTTCCTCGCGAACTCGATTTACGATGCAGTGAGCGTTGAAGCTGAAGTGGTAGAGAAGGGGAAAGGAAAAGGGAAGAAGAAGCAGTAGTAAATGTCCCTGTGCACCACACAATTCTCTAGGTAAAAACCTTGAGATAGCGGCGTTTGTGTGACGTGGCGCCCCTGTGCACGACACAATTTTGGGCGTGCGAAACGAACCCGTTCTAGAAAATACAATAAGACCTGCCGATCCGAATATACGGATTGGCAGGTCTTATTCTTTTGGCGAGCATGTTTTCTAATATTCTCCGTACAGTGCCGTCCACGTATTGACGCCGACAATGCCATCGACTTTCAAGCCTTTATCCGCCTGGTATTGCCGGACGTTCCGCTTGGTTTCCGGCCCGAAGATGCCATCGACCGAAGTATTCAGTCCGTACTCGTTCAATGTCCATTGGAGCAGTTCCACTTCGATGCGTTTGCTGCCTTCACGAAGGATGAACTGATGCTCCGGTGCGATCGCCATCAAATTCTTCAGCCTGGCGGGCAGTTCATTGTCGTCGGCAGGTGGTTGGTGTTCGGCATAAATGGCGACCCATGTATTCATGCTAACGATGCCGTCGACTACGAGGCCTTTATCTTGCTGGTATTGCCGGACGTTTCGGTCGGTCTTTGGCCCGAAGATGCCATCGACTTCCGTCTTCAATCCATAGTCGTTCAATGTCCATTGGAGCAGTTTCACTTCAATGCGGTTGCTGCCTTGGCGCAGCGTGAATTGATGCTCCGGGGCGATATCCATAAGGTTCTCGAGGTTTTCGGGCAGCTGGTCTTCTGTTGCGGCAGATCCATGGCTTGCGGCAGTAGCCGAATCAAAGGACAGGGGAAGCGCAGCGAATAACCCGAATGCCAGAAACAGTGGAAGCCAAATTTTCTTCATGGCGGATTCCTCCCGAATGGTTAGTTGCCTCTTGTATACCCGCTTCATTGTAAATCGCAACGAATAATAACAGAGTCACATTTATTTATTCCCGAGTGGTTCCGCGAGACCGATGAGAATCCCTTCAGGTCCACGGATATAGCAGAGCCGGTACGCGTTTTCGTACTGCACGACTTCGCCGACGAGCTGGGCTCCGTGTGTCGTGAGCCGGGCGATCATTTCATCAATGTCACTGACCGTGAACATGACGCGCAAGTATCCGAGCGCATTGACCGGTGCCATGCGGTGATCTGCAATAACAGTCGGTTTGAGAAAGCGCGATAATTCAATCCGGCTATGGCCGTCGGGGGTCACCATCATCGCAATCTCTACTTGCTGGTCGCCAAGTCCCGTGACGCGGCCAGCCCATTCG includes these proteins:
- a CDS encoding M14 family metallopeptidase, which encodes MKKVFAGWLSVVLVLSAFVPTMAANETGASATDQPTALEVSRSVFSLTEARTVEVSADLGEGVDLEDVEFQFGGKPLSECQQWTEGQSYNGDPFITVVEEPSFEEGTNQITAVLEFGLLYGTDDLSNRTIRTQYQQFIGDYELALVDSASGEKAAAIVELNVYDEFKFYDELKPAIDDIFEAAEEDADNDRYLEYQTVGKTVEGRDIHFVILARDEAAVDQYLNETLPTALEDPESLIEKLENDTMGDYQVPIWFNNIHPDEVEGVDVQVELLEKFALEDEVKFMNTDGDTEFEENLNVDEVLDDAIFLYMFTSNPDGRVANTRANAEGFDLNRDNAYQTQVETQQVNEVLSKWTPLSFVDFHGYVDGFLIEPATPPHNPNFEYDLLIDNMMEQANAMGQAGIANSELTSYFIAKDGYGSGWDDMTPAYTAIYAMLHGALGHTIEVPTLSQDGYNALVGSGLGAANYVHDNKDQLYKEQLEIFKRGVDGEDNRAVDEYYVNAAGEVIGRDRGDNENFFPDYYVIPTDDKNQKNALEAYKMADYLIRNGVEVEKTVKPVEVDGVKYPKGTFIVPMDQAKRGLANAMLYEGDNVSDWDAMYDPIVVNFSDLRGFDLEEVRTEDLFDGKTQELEEAVVPTSTIKGNPPKQILENSTNDAIRVVNALLADGKTVEVLTESKGKAEAGDFVVATNDLRAYADDYYFETQVFGNGKNAETEVLEQPSVAATGSAQLNFSLRQLGFELTDAADADVIVSDGGSFNAAQVTGKTFVGIGAPALNAVSKSGLLPGFAYTSTGSRHEGLVKADVAEHPLTAGYEEQENLYVTTGSWISGVPEGSEVLASFQDSDDFYLAGWWPGYEQAQGQTMAITAEQGETTFNLFANSLAFRAHTEHSYRFLANSIYDAVSVEAEVVEKGKGKGKKKQ
- a CDS encoding peptidoglycan-binding domain-containing protein translates to MKKIWLPLFLAFGLFAALPLSFDSATAASHGSAATEDQLPENLENLMDIAPEHQFTLRQGSNRIEVKLLQWTLNDYGLKTEVDGIFGPKTDRNVRQYQQDKGLVVDGIVSMNTWVAIYAEHQPPADDNELPARLKNLMAIAPEHQFILREGSKRIEVELLQWTLNEYGLNTSVDGIFGPETKRNVRQYQADKGLKVDGIVGVNTWTALYGEY
- a CDS encoding VOC family protein → MENNQLLRMDNVGIVVESLDDAIAFFEEIGLQLEGQGMIEGEWAGRVTGLGDQQVEIAMMVTPDGHSRIELSRFLKPTVIADHRMAPVNALGYLRVMFTVSDIDEMIARLTTHGAQLVGEVVQYENAYRLCYIRGPEGILIGLAEPLGNK